GACACCCTTTGCTGGTCAATCTTTTGCTTCTTTGCCTTCGAAGTAGCGAACAACTCGACCATGGATTTTCTGAGCCGGCCGGGCATTTGGCTCAGGTTTCTGCGTCAAAGGGGAAATGATCATGGATTCACCAATGCAAATGATCATTCCAAGAGTGAAGTCAGATGAACCATGGTTCCTGTTCACTCGAGCATGCTCTCTAGCTTCGCGATCAAATTAACGTACCTCGCTCACCGACTCCATCATCTTGATATGCTCCTTTGATACGTGTTTCACCTGGCAGATAATTCAACGGCCGGTAATACACTCTCATGCTAAACAAAAGACACAGAGTAATTATTCGGTGCACGTACGTACCTTGCTCAGGATGTTCCAAAGAACCCCTTCGGTGCAAGGCGGAGTGGTGAGGGAGCCGTCGTATCTGTAGTAGCTCGAGGCCTTGTCGACCCAGACGGACGGATCAACGGGCTCCTTCACATCCTCGTTCTCGTTGTACTTGCCGGCGAGCCTCTTGAAATATGgcgccagcttcatcaacatacacGCATATGTTATGTCAGCAAATTAAAGCTCACACCGTGAATTTTTGCATGGGGAGGCACGTACGTACGTACATCAGTCAGCGTCTTGTCGGGGTCGCCGGCCTCTTTGGTGGAGTAGAGCACGGAGACGACGGCGCGCGCCTTGCTGGAGTCCTCGTGAACCATGTGCAACTCCATGTCGAACCTGTCCTGACACCGCTAGCCAGTAAGTGCGTCTACAGCCGGACATTACTAATTTGAACCTTCAAACGCCCGCGGACACAACCGGACAGTAACCGGAGTGTACGTTTTGACTCCTCATATTTGCTGTCAAATAACCACGCCCCTCAAATTCTTCTATCATTTTCCCAGTCATTCCGTCGAGCACATTGCGTGCGAGCTCGCAGTGTACGTAcgaggccagcggctgcgccagcgaGTGGTTGTGGCCAGCGGATGCGGCGGCtaacagctagctagctagcacgcTAGCACGGCTATGGGAGCATGGCGGCCAGCTCAAGCACGCACAGCTGGGTGAGTACGCGACCGCGACGGCAGTTGCTAGCACAACGGACATGCCGTGCTCCGGCCTGGGCGCGCACGAACTCCGGCCTGGGCGTGCGAGAGCTTCGGCTCGGCCGCGGCGCGCGAGAGCCCCGGCTCGGCCGCGGCGCGCGCGAGCTTTGTCCCCGGAGCGCACGAGCTCCGGCCTGGGCACACGCGAGCTCCATCCACGGCGCGCACGAGCTCCGGCTTGGGCACGGCGAGCTCCATCCCCGGTGCGCACGAGCTTCGGCTCGGCCACGGCGCGCGCGAGCTCCGTCTCTAGCGCGATGCAAGCTCCGGTGGCCTTCCTCCCTGATGCGGGCGAGTCCAGGCAGCCTACCTCCCCGCAGCAAGGCGCCGTGATCTTCTCGGCGCAGTGCCTGCAGGTGGGCCCGCAGCTGACGTGGAGCACTGCCCGGGCGTCGGGCAGTCTTATATTGCCTTTGTATTTGAGACGGGTGTAAGGTATACCGGTTAGTCCAGACGTTTAGTGAGGAAGCGATGAGTCCGATTGAGTCATTCTTTTAACCGGGTACTGACCGAACTGAGGTTTCGAATATTTTGAAGGGAAATTCTGTTACGAACTATCGATGTTGTGCTCCCTCTGGCATGGATGCTCACCTGGTGCCATTGGCGGTGTGCTCCGAGGGCACGTGCCAGTGCACCTGCTGGAGCACGTAATCCTTCTTCTCGATCGTCAACTTGCCATTCCCACCTTTCCATTGCAGCTACAAGACGACGACCACAACATTCATTTCTTTTCATTATACACAAGTAAAAATCTATCTTCGacaacaagtactccctccgtccgaaaatacttgtccgaGTATTTCCGGAGGGAGGGAGTATACGTATACTGGTAAGGATTGTAGGGGTTTTGGAGAAGGAATTACGatgaagtcgtgcccgcggttttcCAGTGTGCAGGCGCTTAACTTGTAGGTCTGCTCTAGAGGGCCCATGTCCTTGTTGATTTTCACCTTGCGGATGTTGATCGGGGACTGCTTCTTGCCGTCGCCACAGGCAGCCCATCCCTTATTCAGCTTGGCCCATTTGTCGGGCCCAGTTGGGTCTTTCTCCTTGTAGTTGAACAGAGCGTCTGTGCCAGCCAAATTAAGCATGGGCGTTactaatttcaaaaataaaaacacGGGCGTTACTGATTTCGAACGACTATTCCGAGAAGAAGTCACATGCAAATTGCAAGCGAGTAAAAAACAAACGACAACATGCTCAAAATTTAAAATGGGCTTTGGACAAAAAAAAATCAGATATAACATTGGTTTTTGAACGAACAATTAAGAAACCAGAAGAACATGTAGAATTTCATGCCGGGAACGGTAATCTGTGTGCGCGCGTTGCCCTCCTACTACCTCCGTTCATGAACTGCTAGTAAAACATCTTATAttcaggaacagagggagtagtttgctATGCACGCACTTGAGGGTGGATTTTTATTTACTCAAAGATGAAACATCAAAGGAATACAAACATAATGAGCGCATATACGGCCTCTGCATATTTATGCACACAATCAACATCAACACACACATTACACTTAATAGAAGCTACCGTGGGCCAGTCCGGGCGTTGGCGCCATTGTTGATTCCGCACAAGAAAAGCAAAGGATAGCCAAGTGAAAGCAGGACGGCGGCTGGAGCGTGTCTCCGTCGAGCCGTCTCCGTTGATTGGTCAATGTTAAACTTTACCGGTGCATGCACTTACGAGAAGCTGCCGCCTGATCAGGCCCAGACGCAGGCGCATGGGCAGGTGCAGACGCCGGTCCAGACGCATGCTCTGGCGTTCGTGCCCGCGCCGGTTTAGATTCCACAAATGTGAAGGCGAAGATCACAAGGATGGCTGACGTGAAGGCAGGGCCGGCGGCTCGAACATGTCTCCGGCGGGCCGTCTCCATTGGTCGGtcaatggcagccaatcgaccacgAGCTTGAACCGACCCATCGGAATATGATCGAGAGAGAATTAGAGAAAGCAGCGACAGCTGAGCCCGCGCGAGAGGGAGGCCTTCAAAGTAGGACGCGGGTAACTAGCGGACCTCACGTATCTTTAGACTTTAGCATGGTCCGGTTCATGTTCCTGCGACCTGTGTGTACATCGGACGATGTAAACATCGGACCGGGCAACCGCTACGTATGACCAAGCTGACCACTAAGTATGAAATGATGCCATTGAGGCGTAGAATGAATATAGTGTGGTGTGGGTGCCGATGACATGTCGTGGCAGGTCTACCACATGAATGATCACCATGCATGCGCGATCGAACCACGCCACGCACACACGTCATGCTATTTTTTTGACAGGGTAAAAAAATCCCAAAAGAAGTTTCAAGGGCTAAAAAATATGTTTCTCAATCTATTAACCATATCCCTCTCTTTATTTACTATTCAACCAGCTTTACATCAGCCCTTAGCCAAATTGCTATTTTATGAGCAACACATTaaggcctgtttggttccaataagtcacctgacttataagtcaggtgacttaaaaccagtgacttataagtcacgtctgtttggttgtcacctgacttataagtcacctgaccacATCTTCCCACACCAATGCATAACATGAAGGTGCTGGGACCCACGCAAAAGGGGAtgccttataagttttaagttggggtggagcaacttgtGACTTATAAGTTgaggtgacttataagttgggtctgtttggcaaaataagtcatttttttcttcattttttgacttataagttggtgacttatttggaaccaaacagacCCTTAGCCTCCTAGGTACACAAACGAGGTATAAAGGGAAGCCGCACGCAATATGATAGCAGTCATCAAAGATTTCAGCCGCTGGACTCACATACCGCCCTCCTCCATCCATCGTATTGATAACCTTAAGATTATTTGAATTGACAGTAACCTTATTGTGGCCGATTATTTGTGCTAGGCAAAGACCATATTGCACTGTAGTCGCTTCAGCAGATAGCACATCGGAGAAGAAGTTAATTTGCCAGTTCCCTGCATTTATAATTTTGCCCCTATCATCTTGAATAATTGCACCAACTGTCCCCTTAAGAAGGTCCCGATCAAAGGAAGCGTCCACATTGAGCTTAACATGTCCATTAGGAGGTAGCATCCATCCTCCCAATTTCCTCTTAGCTTTTGGCTGCGTTGCGGAAGCGTAGTTTGGTGTCAACCCAAATCATCGATATTATCGAGTAGAGAGACGACCGGTCTGCCTTTCAGCACACATTCCACGCACACCATCGACAAGACTAGTTTTGAGGTCAACCATAAGAGTGTCATTGTCATCACATCTTCTCGAGCAAGccactccaacttcatcacaaccaACCACTAAAGTAGTGACCTGCGCAAACAACCATACCAAATGTGTGCTGGTCTATGCCAAACAATTAGCTACTCGCGTTGACGGCTAGGCAACTCCGAGTTCGATGATCCATGCTATGCAAGGCTCGCACGACGGAGGTTCAGTGCAACTAGACCGTCCATCACTTGTCACCGTCACCACCAGGACCACACAACAACTTCGACTCCATAGCAATAGAAAAAAAGCACGAAGACTCGACAAACATGCCAAAAAATCGAGTACCAATACGTCATCACGACCCAAATACCGAGTTCAGCATCATTGCCACAACAACCACAACGGCAAACCTTCTGCATCGGCCGTTGGGTGCCCACCGACTGCATGCCATGCAACTCCAGGAAAAGTACAGGAGGGATCAAAGATCTTCAAAATGGCACACCAAAGGACAAATTAAGGTTGAAAACAATGCCGCCACCTCACCCGACACCATGATCTTAGCTTTCGCCAGAAGAACAAGAGTCGGGGTGGAGGATCGAAGAACCACAACCAGCCCAATGAGCCAAGCAAAACCTTCGCCCAAAGCATCACCACCACCCAACATCCCTAGACAAATGACTTAAGGACGAGCCACCAGTCTCCAATCGTAACCGACCACGAGCATCAGGGCCGGACTCAACCCAAAAAGCAAATGGGGGCCCAAGCTAAGtggggcctgtcggtgtcaaaaccggcaaatctcgggtacgggggcccaaactgtgcgtctaaggatcaatagtAATAATGGagaagggacacggtgtttactcaggttcgggccctcttaatggaggtaaaaccctactcctgcttgattatattcgagggtataggggttacaagagttgatctaccacgagatgattcggctaaccctagatagctagcctagcaatgttatgatcccgcctccgatctaaccctccggtttatatagacaccggaggggcttagggtttgtacaaagtcggttttacagaaaggaacaatatatccagacacctatacttgccatccacgcatgtgagagtccccaccggacacgagagataatcttctgtcttgtatcttgacggcccatcagtccggcccacatctgtagaccggacgcccgaggaccccctaatgtaggactcccacagtagcccctgaaccagtcttcaatgatgatatattcgtcgctcagattgtcttcggcattgcaagacgggtttctTAAAGAATACACATCGGCTTTCCTCTGTAAAAGAATTGTATCTGGCATTTCACAATAAATACAACCATTAGCCGCGAAGGCATGATATATAAAAAATGAGAAcaatgtcttttactgacaacttttccggcgaagcgtcagacttgacctttcggcatttcgaaccgttttcacaccccgcgttccgtgtttcgaggccatgcctcattggcatgtcctgtcaaaacagagatcgtgcccacttaatacAAGATTACATATCAAtgatatttgggtaatccaaccgactGCAGCGCATACCCACATCGGGAACAGACGAGGTTTTAAGGCTAGGGGTGTGGGCGCTCGATATTCACAGCTTATATAAATGGGTAATGATTCATCTTTTCtatcccacgccttcttccttccttcGCCTCCCTATCTCCGAGCTCTAGCGCCCGAGCCTGGACACCTCCCACTGCCACCAATCTCTCCAGTCATGTTCGGATCCGGCTTTcagggcaagtgggtggcctcctccattagggagaaggacatcaaggatctCCAGGATGCGGGGTACCTGAGTACGGACATCTCGTACAGGATCCCTGCCAAGAAGCAAGTCATCCCTACCCCGAAGCCCGGCGAAAGGGTggtatttatcccccacttcctccgcggactagggtttccacttcacccttttgtccgtggcctcatgttctattacgggctagatttccatgatctagccccaaactcattCCTCCacatctcgatgtttatcgtcgtgtgcgaggcgctcctccgcatccccccccccccacttcggcttctggatcaaagtcttcaacgtgaagccaaaggtggtggacggGCAGCACACAGACTGCGGAGGTGCGatggtgagcaaactccccaacgtcacctggcccaagggggcctttgtGGAAACTGTGAAGATATGGcagtaggagtggttctacatcactgaacctcgtggcaccaactgggcggccactcctgagtttagatccggacccccaatgcggctcGCGTCGTGGATCAACAAGGGTCTGAACTGGGGGTCGGCCGACGAGGTGatgatgctgcaaaagcgcatcaaaaaTATGATAGCAAAGAACACCAGCCTCACTGGCGTGGTTCAGGTGATGCTGTTCCGCCGGACCCTTCCTTGCGAGCGCcgacctctccatatgtgggagttcaatccagaagggccgCAGGCCCTGTAGTGATTCTttggcacaacgcacgaagatatctggaggctgcttttcaaggcccagaagtcgTGGTCAGAGAGAACTGACGATATCGGCCTCAACTGTACTCATCCAGCCTCCCCGGTAAGTTTCAATTTCCGAACATAACTTAGTTCAAAAAATCACAGGGGTGTATTGAGACTTTCATACTTTAAacagggatggacgaagaaggcggagcggatcaagtgtccagCTCCACTGCCCGAAAACCCAACTAATCCTCTATTGACGAGGATGTTGGTTTCGGCGCCGTACcaggcaccggagaagaaaaccAAGAAGAGGGGCAAGGAGGCCAAAAACGTCCCCCACCGTAAAGGTCCCTCGGACACTATGTCTATGGAGTTCGAAGCcctctcctcccacgagggagatgaagacgaaaaggaggaggaggaagagagcaattctccccctaaggggaggaggaagaaaagggcggcttccACAGACCAGAAGCGGAGGCGTCCAAATGGGGGAGAGTATCTCTCACGGACGACTCGGATTCGGATGCCGAAGTCATCCCCGACCATCGCCCCAGGTCGAAGCCTCCTGCAGAATCGTAAGTATCTCCAGATGCCTTACATACATCGGCATTTACAATTGTATTTTTTAACATACCGTATTGTGTTTCAGTCCGGCCCGCGACCTCCCCCAACTATCCTTATCTCCGGAGAATTTGCTAGAGCCGGGGAtggtggagagcgaaacgcctccgtggGCCTCCCCGCCAACCGCCACGGGCGAAACCGAGGTTTTGTCCCGAAGAGTCTCTCCAGGCCATGGAGAGAGGCGGGAGGTCGTCAAGACGGCACCAGAGGGTAACACCTTGGCTGCCGAAGACATGGGGGGACccacccccatggagactgatAACGGGGGCCGTGACCAAtctggcccccagccgaacaccatTTCGAAGACCCATACGGCTCCAGAATCGGGCCAAtgaccccctttgaaggaggggggagTGTCAACTCCATCGGCGGCCTCCATCAATCCGGAGGTGCCAGATACTTTGGCAGAAGCACTTCGTCGTGCTTCCGTCGTGGAATAGCACCATACCCCTCATGtgtacggtggttgagaagattcaatCTGCCAAGAGTGGGCTGAACGAAGCTTTTACCAGCCtattaacaggcttcgaggtatgcgatgtaattttcTAACCGATTTTAATAAAGGAATATGTCTGTGTATagatggtagcccctgagactctgtccggtttTGAAGAAGCCAGACAGAGGATCACATAGTGTTCGGAAGAGGTGACACTCTATTGTACAACAGGCTTCCCGGCTGGCGGCGAGCACCCAGTCCGCCGAAGTTTTCGAACTTATTCGGAAGCTGCGGCTGGCCGATGAAGAGGTTGTCCGCATTAATAAGCGGTTTGACGAGACGCAAGGTATGCATTCATTGAGTATATATCTCCAATTGTATATGTGTTAATCATTTGAAACAGACTAAAAATGTTTTAACTGTGCCCGCAGTTGGCGCCGATGAGGTCGAGTCCTTCAAAAGCGCCCTTGCCGAAGCCCAGAAGGAGGCGAAGGCGAGCAAGGTGGCCGCGGACAAGGCAGTCAAAAGCTTACAGGAGGAGCAGACCACCTGCCAACGACATGAGGCGCGGGTGTGTGAGGTTGAAAAAGAGCTCACGGACACCATTGCTAGATGCGAGTCCTTGGAGAAAACGAGTTCGGAGCAGGCCTCCGAGCTCACCAAACCCCGCGAGAGCCTGAAGGAAGCCCGGGCTAATGCCGAGGATGCTCGCcaagagatccaagaggcgaggcggattgtggctggtaaggcctttattatgcagagtagGTATGCCAGTAGAGGATATATTTTACTAACCCGAgttcggagttctccaggcgcctttGCCGTTGCGGACACCGCCACATTCTTCTGAGCCGAGGAGGggaactcaacggagaagctattctggtcgcagtatcttgcgGCGGAGCTTCCAGGCCCCCTGAAAGTGTGTTatgtcaactagagggggggtgaataggcgatttttatgaattcttcactgaggaatttgccggtgaggaaattccttagcgaagaactattagcagcggaataagtactcaaaagtaagcataacagaatacaagcatggtcatcatgatgaaatgaagactagcacagagtacagaaagcgtaatcacaggataacacaagatgaagacaatcagactgaagaaattgaactgaggaaattgagaaagtcttcagtcagagtcttcaaacacagatatgaacaaatactcaacacagtaatgaggaaatgaaagggttgaggaaatagaaccagtaggttggtgaagacaatgatttggtagaccagttccaactgctgtctcagttgtacgtctggttggagcggctgagtatttaaactcaaggacacgttgttggggatattactactaggtgtgaaccggcctacctgggccgggttaacttcattagtagtataaaggtgattaagcagatgaaggcccaaggcctgtagtcggtttagaacctgtagccgtaaaccggcttgatatgtaaacttgtattgtaagataggaatagagagagaccaaccgggatatgaATATGAACCGGTATGggactctatgaaccgacgggcgtcacccgtgtatataaggggacgattcggcggcggttcaaggacagacaacaacaactcgagcctaggcgaagcttgtttgctccctagccatcgaaaccacatcaaatccatcacaactagacgtaggcttttaccttcatcgaaggggccgaactagtataaacccttgtgtctttgtgtccgctttaaccccttcaagttaacccgtagcgatggctccacgactaagtcctttcacaaggacatctgccgtgacaaatccacgacagttgacacccaccgtggggctatcgcacgacggtttgatgatcttggagggcaagctcaaaggactcgaaggctatgctgtgggccggatgaccaagagtcatcgcggcaagctctacatcgacgatgcaggatggggtcccgaagccggctcgatcgagtacgggtaccgggtcccctttggtggcatacacgtttttatcggcaagattggtgagcctgggcctgagccggacatccgcaccgacctcgtcgagatggctcagcgtgcgagatctacccaggataAACCGGCCGTgaggcatgccttcgtgggagtcatccacggaggagagcatgaggacgagtcagaatacggtagcgagaccgtcgtctattccggcgacgagtcctcaatcggagagaccgaatcattgtaccagttgcaagacgaccaaatcaggggctgttccgatggcgacagtgttccggaccccccagatcagatcaaccgggttggaatattcatggccggcacgcaggcggcgaatcactcttcgaccgcagcagcaatgctctccggatcagcagcggcagcggtagcaagggcaggaggccttgtgcccccaccagttcaagttctgtctgacctgtttgatgcactagcggtacttatggcagaggccaatccggcggatcaggaggcccatgatgcggagattgcaaaggtgagagagcagatcacacaggccaaagccgacctggcagcaAAGAAGGAcatgatggccgcagagcgggccgctttggacgcccaggcctataagctcatgctcgaccagaacgcatcacaggaggtcttgaagcggaagcacagatcacgcctgccgttagggttcgaccctcgaaatctctttcacactccggaggctggaaccagtaatccgccggggcaccgggaggtaaaccgggtcgaggcaccagggccaggagcgacagttcaaccccgcctgatggaacctcctcggcagaacatcGTGATTCCTCCaccggtccagacacctccgggtcattattctaatcctatggacaatctcgTCGCAGCTGCTGCATGATTAGAAGCTATCCCGatcgaaggagactctccgcaagcaatagagacgcgccgggttaaggaacttctcc
Above is a window of Triticum dicoccoides isolate Atlit2015 ecotype Zavitan chromosome 5B, WEW_v2.0, whole genome shotgun sequence DNA encoding:
- the LOC119305658 gene encoding alpha carbonic anhydrase 7-like is translated as METARRRHVRAAGPAFTSAILVIFAFTFVESKPARARTPEHASGPASAPAHAPASGPDQAAASHALFNYKEKDPTGPDKWAKLNKGWAACGDGKKQSPINIRKVKINKDMGPLEQTYKLSACTLENRGHDFILQWKGGNGKLTIEKKDYVLQQVHWHVPSEHTANGTRFDMELHMVHEDSSKARAVVSVLYSTKEAGDPDKTLTDLAPYFKRLAGKYNENEDVKEPVDPSVWVDKASSYYRYDGSLTTPPCTEGVLWNILSKVKHVSKEHIKMMESVSEKPEPNARPAQKIHGRVVRYFEGKEAKD